The Epilithonimonas zeae genome contains a region encoding:
- a CDS encoding cysteine desulfurase family protein, with product MERIYLDNAATTPLDDEVIDCMVNVLKFNYGNPSSTHSLGQEAKTILEEVRRKIADSLRVTPGEIVFTSCGTESNNMIIKSAVNYLGVERIITSALEHKCVAETCLEMKKLKGVELVYLRPDSNGDFDLKKLEEVLKSSDKKTLVTLMHANNEIGNILDIEKVANLCKENNTLFHSDTVQTMAHLDLDFSKIPVDFASCSAHKFHGPKGSGFAFVRKSSGLKGIITGGPQERSLRAGTENVTGIAGLGKAWEISQDKMEDYKNHIQEIKNYTIQQLKERIAGVKFNGRSADESSLYTVLNLLLPYKNPLIGLQLDMKGIAISQGSACSSGAAKPSMVLMSVLSEDDLENSTPVRVSFSHFTKKSEIDAFINALEEIGQQFVIEKADSLHR from the coding sequence ATGGAAAGAATTTATCTGGATAACGCAGCAACTACGCCTCTCGATGATGAGGTGATAGACTGTATGGTGAATGTTTTAAAATTCAATTATGGCAATCCGTCATCAACGCACAGTTTGGGACAGGAGGCCAAGACCATTTTGGAGGAAGTAAGGCGAAAGATTGCAGATTCTTTGAGAGTAACTCCGGGCGAAATCGTTTTCACATCTTGTGGAACCGAATCCAACAATATGATTATCAAATCTGCGGTTAATTATCTTGGTGTAGAAAGAATAATCACTTCTGCTTTGGAACACAAATGTGTAGCTGAAACTTGCCTTGAAATGAAGAAATTGAAAGGTGTAGAATTGGTTTATCTAAGACCGGACTCCAACGGTGATTTCGATTTGAAGAAATTAGAAGAAGTTCTAAAGTCCTCAGACAAAAAGACTTTAGTGACATTGATGCACGCCAACAACGAGATCGGGAATATTCTTGATATCGAGAAAGTGGCAAACCTTTGTAAAGAAAATAATACACTTTTCCATTCGGACACGGTTCAGACAATGGCGCATTTGGATTTAGATTTTTCTAAAATTCCGGTTGATTTTGCATCTTGCAGTGCGCACAAGTTTCACGGGCCAAAAGGCTCTGGATTTGCTTTCGTAAGAAAATCTTCAGGTTTGAAGGGGATTATCACAGGTGGACCACAGGAAAGAAGCTTGAGAGCTGGAACTGAAAACGTGACAGGAATTGCAGGTTTGGGGAAAGCTTGGGAGATTTCCCAGGATAAAATGGAAGATTACAAGAATCATATTCAAGAGATTAAGAACTATACAATCCAACAATTAAAAGAAAGGATTGCAGGAGTAAAATTCAATGGAAGAAGTGCAGATGAAAGCAGTTTATATACAGTTCTGAATCTTTTGCTTCCTTATAAAAATCCTTTGATTGGACTACAATTGGATATGAAAGGAATTGCCATTTCGCAAGGAAGTGCTTGTAGTTCGGGCGCAGCAAAACCATCAATGGTCTTGATGTCTGTTTTATCAGAAGATGATTTAGAAAATTCGACTCCGGTAAGAGTTTCATTCAGTCACTTTACGAAAAAGTCTGAAATTGATGCTTTTATAAATGCATTAGAGGAAATAGGGCAGCAATTTGTTATAGAAAAAGCTGATAGTTTACATAGATAA
- the trxA gene encoding thioredoxin — protein MAVEITDQSFQETVLNSDKPVLVDFWAAWCGPCRMLGPIIEEVATDFEGKALVGKVDVDNNQQISVDYGIRNIPTVLIFKNGEVVDKIVGVAPKEVIAEKLNAFL, from the coding sequence ATGGCAGTAGAAATTACAGATCAATCCTTTCAGGAAACAGTATTGAATTCAGATAAACCAGTTTTAGTTGACTTTTGGGCAGCTTGGTGCGGACCTTGTAGAATGCTTGGACCAATCATCGAAGAAGTAGCAACTGACTTTGAAGGCAAAGCGTTGGTAGGTAAAGTAGATGTTGATAATAATCAGCAGATTTCTGTGGATTATGGAATCAGAAATATTCCTACCGTTTTAATTTTCAAAAACGGAGAAGTTGTAGATAAAATCGTAGGTGTTGCACCAAAAGAAGTGATCGCTGAGAAGCTGAATGCTTTCTTGTAA